The Streptomyces sp. DH-12 genome has a window encoding:
- a CDS encoding DEAD/DEAH box helicase encodes MAVRELRPHQREAVDAVLRALELSARSAVPERGLRTQVVMATGSGKTLVAARSAEELRAGRVLVLVPSLDLLAQTEAAWRAGGRTGPMIGVSSLRGEEASFPNTTDVGELVDWVRPLDKVTVFATYASLGLGTLERAHAAGLPGWSLIVVDEAHRTSGRIGRPWAVVHDNTRIPALRRLYMTATPRLWQLNEDSEAVPGTPGELVASMEDDPDGPFGARCYTLTLSEAIDRGICAPYQVVCLDITDTQLQAAQLLGAEGRSDEVRGARLAALQTALLKASSEEGFRRTLVFHHQVREAEAFAAGLPHVATQLHAADPELYPRTIWADWLCGDHKPNHRRRVLGEFSRGITAGDTVVEKTFLGSVRVLGEGVDTRECDSVYFADVRGSMPDLVQAVGRALRIQHGEGKVASLVVPVLLEPGETADNMLTSRAYGGLAKLLEALRAHDSRVVEQLAEQQARSSVRGVQSRSGGPEGEEAGSDRGLSVPARELLKFSTPRDPAQLAAFINLRVINPEHAHWRRGIEAAVIYNRLHGDLRVPFTYRVPAHDGQEADAEGWPASLAGFSLGQWIADARRFYARGDMDADRVEQLEKLGMVWSYYDVAWEEGLAAARGWAEENGHLLAPTDATHQGYRVGIWLKNQRAAARRAAEIEQRRAEGLPVGSAAGALPEERREQLEDIDPSWCPSWPVEWQRCFHLVRMHLEAGGELPVEPGSIVHQGEDLGRWVRAQRLSWDKLTTAQQWMCGHVLGIEPAAEDEKPKPRTSQADKWAMNYAAAKQFYEREGHLRVPRKHIERITTGGEQDPGHDGEHAGHDGEEAKEHHLRLGAWVSNQRSRAAALTPERVEQLSAIGMRWI; translated from the coding sequence ATGGCGGTGAGGGAGCTTCGTCCTCATCAGCGGGAAGCCGTGGACGCGGTGCTTAGGGCGCTTGAATTGTCTGCACGATCTGCTGTGCCGGAGCGGGGGCTGCGTACTCAGGTGGTCATGGCGACCGGATCGGGCAAGACCCTGGTTGCCGCACGGAGTGCCGAGGAGCTGCGTGCGGGCCGCGTGCTAGTCCTGGTGCCCTCGCTGGATCTGCTCGCGCAGACCGAGGCCGCGTGGCGCGCGGGTGGCCGCACGGGCCCGATGATCGGGGTCTCGTCCCTGCGGGGTGAGGAGGCGTCCTTCCCGAACACCACGGACGTGGGCGAGCTGGTCGACTGGGTACGGCCGCTCGACAAGGTCACCGTGTTCGCCACGTACGCCTCGCTCGGGCTGGGCACGCTGGAGCGCGCGCACGCCGCCGGTCTTCCGGGCTGGTCGCTGATCGTCGTGGACGAGGCGCACCGGACGTCCGGCCGGATCGGCAGACCGTGGGCGGTCGTCCACGACAACACCCGCATCCCCGCCCTGCGGCGGCTCTACATGACCGCCACGCCGCGGCTGTGGCAACTGAACGAGGACTCCGAGGCTGTGCCAGGCACGCCGGGTGAGCTGGTCGCCTCGATGGAGGACGACCCGGACGGGCCGTTCGGGGCACGCTGTTACACACTGACGCTGTCGGAGGCGATCGACCGGGGGATCTGCGCGCCCTACCAGGTGGTGTGCCTGGACATCACCGACACCCAGCTCCAAGCCGCCCAGCTCCTGGGCGCTGAGGGCCGTTCGGACGAGGTCCGCGGGGCACGCCTCGCCGCGCTGCAGACCGCTCTGCTCAAGGCGTCGTCGGAGGAGGGCTTTAGGCGCACGCTCGTCTTCCATCACCAGGTCCGCGAAGCCGAGGCGTTCGCGGCTGGCCTGCCCCACGTCGCCACGCAGCTGCACGCTGCGGATCCCGAGCTGTACCCGCGCACGATCTGGGCAGACTGGCTGTGCGGCGACCACAAGCCGAACCACCGGCGCCGCGTCCTGGGTGAGTTCTCCAGGGGAATTACTGCTGGCGACACGGTCGTGGAGAAGACGTTCCTCGGATCCGTTCGCGTGCTGGGCGAAGGCGTCGACACCCGAGAATGTGACTCTGTGTACTTCGCGGACGTCCGCGGCTCCATGCCTGACCTCGTCCAGGCCGTCGGCCGCGCCCTGCGCATCCAGCACGGTGAAGGCAAGGTCGCCTCCCTCGTAGTGCCGGTCCTGCTCGAGCCGGGCGAGACGGCCGACAACATGCTCACCTCCCGGGCGTACGGCGGACTGGCGAAGTTGCTTGAGGCGCTGCGGGCGCACGATAGCCGTGTTGTGGAGCAGCTCGCCGAGCAGCAGGCCCGCAGCAGTGTGAGGGGCGTGCAGAGCCGCAGCGGCGGGCCGGAGGGTGAGGAAGCCGGGAGCGACCGTGGTCTGTCGGTGCCGGCCCGGGAGCTGCTGAAGTTCAGTACGCCGCGTGACCCGGCGCAGCTGGCCGCGTTCATCAACCTACGGGTGATCAACCCGGAACACGCTCACTGGCGGCGCGGCATCGAGGCCGCCGTCATCTACAACCGGCTCCACGGCGACCTGCGCGTGCCGTTCACCTACCGCGTCCCCGCCCACGACGGCCAGGAGGCCGACGCTGAGGGGTGGCCGGCCTCGCTCGCCGGGTTTTCACTTGGGCAATGGATCGCCGATGCCAGAAGGTTCTACGCCCGCGGGGACATGGACGCCGACCGTGTTGAACAGCTGGAGAAGCTGGGGATGGTGTGGTCGTACTACGACGTCGCCTGGGAAGAAGGACTTGCCGCGGCGCGCGGATGGGCCGAGGAGAACGGGCACCTGCTGGCACCGACCGACGCCACCCACCAGGGCTACCGGGTGGGCATCTGGCTGAAGAACCAGCGGGCTGCCGCCCGCCGGGCCGCCGAGATCGAGCAGCGGCGAGCCGAAGGCCTCCCCGTGGGGTCGGCGGCCGGCGCGCTGCCGGAGGAACGGCGCGAGCAGCTCGAGGACATCGACCCCTCCTGGTGCCCGAGCTGGCCGGTGGAATGGCAACGCTGCTTCCACCTCGTCCGGATGCATCTGGAGGCCGGCGGCGAACTGCCGGTGGAGCCGGGCAGCATCGTGCACCAGGGCGAGGACCTGGGGCGGTGGGTGCGGGCGCAGCGACTCAGCTGGGACAAGCTGACGACCGCGCAGCAGTGGATGTGCGGACACGTCCTCGGGATCGAGCCCGCGGCCGAGGACGAGAAGCCGAAGCCGCGCACCAGCCAGGCCGACAAATGGGCCATGAACTACGCCGCCGCCAAGCAGTTCTACGAGCGTGAGGGGCACCTGCGGGTGCCGAGGAAGCACATCGAACGGATCACCACCGGTGGCGAGCAGGACCCCGGTCACGACGGCGAACACGCAGGCCATGACGGTGAGGAGGCAAAGGAGCATCACCTGCGGCTAGGGGCATGGGTCAGTAACCAGCGATCCCGAGCCGCAGCGCTCACACCCGAGCGCGTCGAACAGCTCTCCGCCATCGGCATGCGGTGGATCTGA